The following coding sequences lie in one Acropora palmata chromosome 3, jaAcrPala1.3, whole genome shotgun sequence genomic window:
- the LOC141877255 gene encoding DNA repair protein XRCC4-like isoform X1, protein MQQTFTRIEYGEEKYYLLVDLFQHGENGFDLTICNGKQIWRESVSSSAVASMAKAADMSVPEFAEQTGRALMGQTAVGNDNFVYQTKLQGKDLQFSWKKDIGDGVKFQLGSLTLARVDDCLFIMTRIFDFAVNQMAQLKKEITALRSENDRLSSERKETLELLDQCVAAKEDMQKDLFEKFAAVLNEKKAKIRQLKESVHEGAKVAVTESVKDSNKPKLKDRALRRSDETDDDTDHDDDMQVDETPVRDFERETTTKQSRTTVFSPSLLPEVGNEEIEPTVRRRRRREPKLRESPAAKLVLPKVPSVRKTPSSSSGESITPSRSRRQTSDKSPPDADDLMEEMENM, encoded by the exons ATGCAGCAGACTTTCACTAGGATAGAGTATGGGGAAGAGAAATATTATCTGTTGGTAGATTTATTTCAACACGGTGAAAACGGTTTCGATCTCACAATTTGCAACGGGAAACAGATTTGGCGCGAAAGTG TTTCGTCATCAGCAGTGGCATCAATGGCAAAAGCTGCAGATATGAGTGTTCCTGAATTTGCTGAACAAACAGGCAGAGCACTGATGGGGCAGACAGCTGTAGGGAATGACAACTTTGTTTACCAAACCAAGCTTCAAGGAAAAGATTTACAG TTTTCGTGGAAGAAAGATATTGGAGATGGAGTTAAG TTTCAGTTGGGATCATTAACACTGGCCAGAGTTGATGATTGTCTCTTCATTATGACAAGGATATTTGACTTTGCAGTTAATCAAATGGCACAGCTTAAG AAGGAAATCACAGCTCTAAGATCTGAGAATGACAGGCTTTCATCAGAGAGGAAAGAGACACTTGAg CTGTTAGATCAATGTGTGGCAGCAAAAGAAGATATGCAAAAAGATTTGTTTGAGAAG TTTGCAGCAGTTctcaatgaaaagaaagccaaGATCAGACAACTAAAGGAATCAG TTCATGAAGGTGCAAAGGTAGCTGTCACAGAATCTGTCAAAG ATTCCAACAAACCTAAGCTAAAAGACAGGGCATTGAGGAG GTCAGATGAAACGGATGACGATACAGATCACGATGATGATATGCAAGTAGACGAA ACTCCTGTTAGAGATTTTGAAAGGGAAACAACCACGAAGCAGTCAAGAACTACCGTGTTTAGTCCATCGCTTTTACCTGAGgtgggaaatgaagaaattgaacCAACAGTTAGGAG GCGCCGGCGACGTGAACCAAAGCTGAGAGAATCGCCAGCAGCGAAGCTTGTGTTACCCAAGGTACCCTCTGTTAGAAAGACTCCAAGCAGTTCTTCAGGGGAGAG CATAACTCCGTCTCGATCCCGTCGACAGACTTCTGACAAGTCCCCCCCAGATGCTGACGATTTAATGGAAGAGATGGAAAATATGTGA
- the LOC141877255 gene encoding DNA repair protein XRCC4-like isoform X2, with product MQQTFTRIEYGEEKYYLLVDLFQHGENGFDLTICNGKQIWRESVSSSAVASMAKAADMSVPEFAEQTGRALMGQTAVGNDNFVYQTKLQGKDLQFQLGSLTLARVDDCLFIMTRIFDFAVNQMAQLKKEITALRSENDRLSSERKETLELLDQCVAAKEDMQKDLFEKFAAVLNEKKAKIRQLKESVHEGAKVAVTESVKDSNKPKLKDRALRRSDETDDDTDHDDDMQVDETPVRDFERETTTKQSRTTVFSPSLLPEVGNEEIEPTVRRRRRREPKLRESPAAKLVLPKVPSVRKTPSSSSGESITPSRSRRQTSDKSPPDADDLMEEMENM from the exons ATGCAGCAGACTTTCACTAGGATAGAGTATGGGGAAGAGAAATATTATCTGTTGGTAGATTTATTTCAACACGGTGAAAACGGTTTCGATCTCACAATTTGCAACGGGAAACAGATTTGGCGCGAAAGTG TTTCGTCATCAGCAGTGGCATCAATGGCAAAAGCTGCAGATATGAGTGTTCCTGAATTTGCTGAACAAACAGGCAGAGCACTGATGGGGCAGACAGCTGTAGGGAATGACAACTTTGTTTACCAAACCAAGCTTCAAGGAAAAGATTTACAG TTTCAGTTGGGATCATTAACACTGGCCAGAGTTGATGATTGTCTCTTCATTATGACAAGGATATTTGACTTTGCAGTTAATCAAATGGCACAGCTTAAG AAGGAAATCACAGCTCTAAGATCTGAGAATGACAGGCTTTCATCAGAGAGGAAAGAGACACTTGAg CTGTTAGATCAATGTGTGGCAGCAAAAGAAGATATGCAAAAAGATTTGTTTGAGAAG TTTGCAGCAGTTctcaatgaaaagaaagccaaGATCAGACAACTAAAGGAATCAG TTCATGAAGGTGCAAAGGTAGCTGTCACAGAATCTGTCAAAG ATTCCAACAAACCTAAGCTAAAAGACAGGGCATTGAGGAG GTCAGATGAAACGGATGACGATACAGATCACGATGATGATATGCAAGTAGACGAA ACTCCTGTTAGAGATTTTGAAAGGGAAACAACCACGAAGCAGTCAAGAACTACCGTGTTTAGTCCATCGCTTTTACCTGAGgtgggaaatgaagaaattgaacCAACAGTTAGGAG GCGCCGGCGACGTGAACCAAAGCTGAGAGAATCGCCAGCAGCGAAGCTTGTGTTACCCAAGGTACCCTCTGTTAGAAAGACTCCAAGCAGTTCTTCAGGGGAGAG CATAACTCCGTCTCGATCCCGTCGACAGACTTCTGACAAGTCCCCCCCAGATGCTGACGATTTAATGGAAGAGATGGAAAATATGTGA
- the LOC141877255 gene encoding DNA repair protein XRCC4-like isoform X3 yields MAKAADMSVPEFAEQTGRALMGQTAVGNDNFVYQTKLQGKDLQFSWKKDIGDGVKFQLGSLTLARVDDCLFIMTRIFDFAVNQMAQLKKEITALRSENDRLSSERKETLELLDQCVAAKEDMQKDLFEKFAAVLNEKKAKIRQLKESVHEGAKVAVTESVKDSNKPKLKDRALRRSDETDDDTDHDDDMQVDETPVRDFERETTTKQSRTTVFSPSLLPEVGNEEIEPTVRRRRRREPKLRESPAAKLVLPKVPSVRKTPSSSSGESITPSRSRRQTSDKSPPDADDLMEEMENM; encoded by the exons ATGGCAAAAGCTGCAGATATGAGTGTTCCTGAATTTGCTGAACAAACAGGCAGAGCACTGATGGGGCAGACAGCTGTAGGGAATGACAACTTTGTTTACCAAACCAAGCTTCAAGGAAAAGATTTACAG TTTTCGTGGAAGAAAGATATTGGAGATGGAGTTAAG TTTCAGTTGGGATCATTAACACTGGCCAGAGTTGATGATTGTCTCTTCATTATGACAAGGATATTTGACTTTGCAGTTAATCAAATGGCACAGCTTAAG AAGGAAATCACAGCTCTAAGATCTGAGAATGACAGGCTTTCATCAGAGAGGAAAGAGACACTTGAg CTGTTAGATCAATGTGTGGCAGCAAAAGAAGATATGCAAAAAGATTTGTTTGAGAAG TTTGCAGCAGTTctcaatgaaaagaaagccaaGATCAGACAACTAAAGGAATCAG TTCATGAAGGTGCAAAGGTAGCTGTCACAGAATCTGTCAAAG ATTCCAACAAACCTAAGCTAAAAGACAGGGCATTGAGGAG GTCAGATGAAACGGATGACGATACAGATCACGATGATGATATGCAAGTAGACGAA ACTCCTGTTAGAGATTTTGAAAGGGAAACAACCACGAAGCAGTCAAGAACTACCGTGTTTAGTCCATCGCTTTTACCTGAGgtgggaaatgaagaaattgaacCAACAGTTAGGAG GCGCCGGCGACGTGAACCAAAGCTGAGAGAATCGCCAGCAGCGAAGCTTGTGTTACCCAAGGTACCCTCTGTTAGAAAGACTCCAAGCAGTTCTTCAGGGGAGAG CATAACTCCGTCTCGATCCCGTCGACAGACTTCTGACAAGTCCCCCCCAGATGCTGACGATTTAATGGAAGAGATGGAAAATATGTGA